The stretch of DNA AACTGGGCCAGAGAATcacaaaaactgcagcttttgtgaggcgtcagtatctatcaaaagtggtccgaGGTGGTCCGAGGTGGTCCGTGGTGAACCAGTGACGGGGTCATGGGCGGCCAAAGCTCACTGATGCATGTagggagtgaaggctggcccATGTGATTCGATCCAACAAACGAGCTACCGTAGCTAAAACTGccaaaaaagttaatgctggttctgatagaaaggtgtcagaatacacagtgcttcacagtttgttgtgtatggggctgcatagctgcagaccatCCAGGGTGGCCATGCTGACCTCTGTCCACCACCAATAGCACAACAATGGgcacgtgagcatcagaactggaccacagaacaatggaagaaggtggactggtctgatgaatcacattttcttttacatcacgtggatggctgggtgtgtgtgcgtcgcttacctggggaacacctggcaccaggtaaactatgggaagaaggcaagccggcTGAGGCAGTGTGATGATGGTTTGGGCAAtcttctgctgggaaaccttgggtcctcccatccatgtggatgttaccgTGACACACACCACCAACCTAAGCATATGTGCAGACCatcaccctttcatggaaacggtattccccgatggctgtggccttttcccgcaggataatgctccctggcacaacaatgagtttgatGTGTTGACtaggcctccaaattccccagatcttcATCCagtcgagcatctgtgggacgtgttggacaaacaagtctgatccatggaggcctcTCCTCCCAACTTacaggatctgttgctaacatcttggtgcagatgccacagcacaccttcaggggtctaggaGTCCAAGCCTTGACAGGTCAGGGTTGTTTTGGTGGCAAAATAATAGAACATAATGTTAAGCTTGATTGGTGTATATACATATAGACACAACTGAACTAATCAGGGGGAGTGGAAACACCTGGAGAGCAAAACACACCTGAATGGAATCAAGGTAAtgagacaggaagcaaaactaaagacaaagcacaagagacacatgactaacaaaataaattaGGAAACAACCAAACAGGCAAACATCTAACACAGAAACAGTGACTGGACAGCAAGAAAGCAGCGAGGAGACTCGACTGATActagaataaaacacaaaaaacaattcTAACAGAActccaaatgcaaaaataatcatagaataaaaaaaaaaacccaacctacaataataataatccaaatCTAAAGTTcaagaacaacaaagaaaagcaaactgaaaaactctcaataataaccagaaaagTCCAAATAAAACCCCACAGACAATGATACTGAAATAGATGCATAGAacttctgcccatctttacttcagAGAAGCTCTTCCTCTCTTTGACAATGTTGTAAATATTAACAAATGGTGAAATTGTAGCATCACTGATCTATGGTTGGAAAATAACCAGACCACAAAAAATATGGTGAATTTTACCAACCTACTTATGACATTATATCAAAGCTGAGGTAATGTTAGCATATCATGTTATTAAATgtaatgtctgtgtaggttctcagtcatccaggtcatggtagtctctggTGACTGGACTTTGTTAGTTCAGGTGTCAGTTGCAGTGCCCCAATctgaattcctccacaacaatttgagagactgataaagtcttCTACAAGTTACTGAACCacagggtgtacttagtttgtCACAGGACTGTTAGCCAGTCTTGTGTAACATCAGTGCAACTTCAAAAATCTACAGAATCAGCAGATTTAAAGTAACCACATTATCATCCACATTACCACCGAAGCAATCCACACGTTAGTCGCTAAACGGACCGAGTGGGGCCTGCACTGTTTCCTTTAAGTATTCATGTGGTTTAACAAAAGCGTTGTATTAACTCTTTAGGATTCACAGCCATCTTTATTCTACTAGTAGAATCTTTGCATGATTCTcagcttatttgtttttttttttgttttttttacctaatTTAATAACCAACAAGTTAAACCTCCCTGTTTAAAAAAGTCTATGTCAACTCTTCTACAACTATCTTATTACTTTACAGGCATATGTGAAACAAAATTTTTAGGAGAATCTCTTGAGTTTTCAGCAACTTGTAGCGTGCCATGCAGCTGAACATAGATGGCGATCTTGGTTCGAGCCATTCTAGGTTtacaaaaaaagatggaaaacgTCTGAATTTCCGAGATTAAAATTGTAGATGtgattcttatttttatttatttatttaattgggTATAATTGAGGCATAATAAGTTGCAGGCAATGGCGTACAGGATGTGATTACAATGGGAAGTAACTTGATTCATTGAAAAATTAGTTTTATTAttgaaatttgtatttatagtTTTAGAAGTCCTTCCCTTTTTATTAACTTCCCAACTCATTCTTAAcaaattcttctttttctttttagctaGAATGGCCTTAACACATCTTAATATTAGAGACATTTctgttaaacataaaataagACATTAAAACAAATAGTAGTAGAGTTAGTATTTTATATTGTAGTTCGTATTTAGGATACTAACAATTTACATTGATTTGTAGCTTTGTGGGTGTCCCTGGACCTCAGGCCTCCTAACCAGTACTCGCTGAGGAtgtcatatttgtgtgtgtgtgtgtgtgtgtgtgtgtgtgtgtgtgtgtgtgtgtgtgtgtgtgtgtgtgcgtgcgcgtgcatgtgtgtgtgcgcacacaaaTGCACTTTCATGGGAAATGGGAGGGTAGAAACTCCTGTTTGATTGGCCACATAGTCCTGAGTAACAAAGCTGGAAGGACACATCTCCCATCTGCAGACTTCAGGCAGAAGACTTTCCAGAAGACAACAAGGCCTCAGGAGCGACCTTCCTTTTTCAGCTCCTCTTCACTCCACTGCTGCagaggtacaaaaaaaaaatttcatgttttaattttgCTAAAAGCTGCATTACTTTTAATCTGGATCTTAAAGGAAAACTCTTTATACACCCATCAGTCTGCAGGTGTTTGGGTTCGACTGCATATGTggaaaaattattattactatttcttatacattttaaaaatagatactttatattataatttttttttttttaatgcgagCTTAGGTTGCATTTTGGTAGgtaaacagcacagagacgtCTCTTCAAAATCTGACACCTGCATGAAGGTGATAAAGTTTGAAGAGGTCAGAGATCCAGCAACGCTTTGTTGTGTAAAAAGCAACTTTATTGCTTGACTGATGTGTTTCAGTTTGTGGCCTTCATTAGGGTTGATGTATTTCTGCTTCGTACATGAGTTCCTGGAGTTTTGACCTCTTTAGATTTTGGTGAGGGAAGAATTTTCTGGTTCAGTGTTTCAGATGTGCAAAGCTAAATCTGTTAAATCTTCTTAATGAAAAATATGCTACAAATTTGGCATTTGCTCTAAATGAAGAGGCAAGCGTGTCTGTAGTTTTTGGCTGCATTTTGGGTAATATAGGTGGCTGATTGTGATGAGAAGCAAAGTAGAGGTGCCTCGGACAACTTTGCCTTCTTCCAAGGTGCACGGAGGTGAGGATAAAGTCTGAAGATGTCAAAACCTGCGCAACTCTTCTTGCATAAAGAGCTACTTTAATGTTTGACCTATATATTTAATcatggttgatttttttttctctctgtttgtgaGAAAGCAGAAGGCTTGGAGTAAAAACCATTATTCTGGCTCTGTTTTAATATTATGTGTTGTAGATGTGCAGAGTTATATCTGTGGAGTATTCTGAATGAAAAATGTGCTTCAAATCTGAATTCTAAACAAATCCATGCATGTGTTCACAGCACCTCAAAGTAAGGCAGTCCTGCTCTGAACTGCATGCTGTAGGTTGTGAAATGGTTTTCTAATAACCTGCTGGGCTTTTTGTTTCCACCtctgaaaaacattttgagtaaccctcctcctcctcctcctgtgccTCTCTTATGTAAGGTCTGAAAACATAATCAGATTAACCTCAAACTAAATCTGAACTCTGTCCAAATATGAAACAGTTTGCGTTTGCTTTTCACTCCAGAACATGACCCTTCACAACCACTCGCTGGATTTCTTGAATGGCACGCCGTGGTTCGTCTTCGAGTGCACCCTCGACCTCGACGCGAACTACCGCCGCATCTGCCTCTTCCTGATGTACCTTTTTATCTTCATGGTGGGCCTGCTGGAGAACCTGCTGGTTGTCTGGGTCAACTGGCGCCGAAGGCATTCAGCCAATGGGGTCCTCTTCTGCATCATCAACGTGAGCCTGTCGGACCTGATGGTGATCGTGATCCTTCCTTTCTTCATGATGGAAGTGACCATGGACCAGGTTTGGCTGTGGGGTCGCTTCCTCTGCAAGGTCACCAACCTCATCTACGTGGTCAACTTCTACAGCAGCTCCTTCTTCCTGGCCCTCATGACCCTCGAGCGCTATCTCTCCTTGTCAAGACCATCATCTTCAAGCTTCTTCCCTGTGGGAGGTAGGCAGCGCTGGCTGGTTTGTGGAGGCGTCTGGGCGCTCTCCTTGTTTCTGGCTCTGTTGGAGAACGTCCATGTGGATCTTCTGGAGTGGGAGGAGCCAGGTTGTTACATGCTGCCTGAATACAACTACACTGAATGGTTTGTCTCTGTGACCTTCCTGTGCCTGATCTTTCAGTTCCTGGGCCCAGCCGCTGTCATCATCACCTGCAACGTGTTGATTGCTCGTGCAGCCCAAACTGCGCCGGATGTGCGCAGCCGACGGGATGTTTGGCTGGTGCACGTGTACTCCCTGGTGTTTGTCATGTGCTGGCTGCCCTACCACTTGGTCATATTCTTCATGATTGTAGATGACCTTGACCCCTACCTCTTCAGCTGCAACACGGTGGAAGGGCTCTACTTCTCTTTTAGTGTGGTGCAGAGCATTTCACTTTTACACTGTGTTGCCAACCCTTTCCTTTACAACTTCCTAAGCA from Archocentrus centrarchus isolate MPI-CPG fArcCen1 chromosome 7, fArcCen1, whole genome shotgun sequence encodes:
- the ackr5 gene encoding G-protein coupled receptor 182, whose product is MTLHNHSLDFLNGTPWFVFECTLDLDANYRRICLFLMYLFIFMVGLLENLLVVWVNWRRRHSANGVLFCIINVSLSDLMVIVILPFFMMEVTMDQVWLWGRFLCKVTNLIYVVNFYSSSFFLALMTLERYLSLSRPSSSSFFPVGGRQRWLVCGGVWALSLFLALLENVHVDLLEWEEPGCYMLPEYNYTEWFVSVTFLCLIFQFLGPAAVIITCNVLIARAAQTAPDVRSRRDVWLVHVYSLVFVMCWLPYHLVIFFMIVDDLDPYLFSCNTVEGLYFSFSVVQSISLLHCVANPFLYNFLSKSFRNNLINTVLNYIPREGTTDQVGAEAGARARAKANTANNGGGDPGKLSNASTSQSDVGS